A window of Chaetodon trifascialis isolate fChaTrf1 chromosome 3, fChaTrf1.hap1, whole genome shotgun sequence genomic DNA:
CTGATGGTCGATGGACGGTTGACTGACGGTTGACTGATGGTCGATGGACACGTGACTGACGGTTGATGGACAGGTGACTGACGGTTGGCTGATGGTCGATGGACGGTTGACTGACGGTTGATGGGCAGGTGACTGACGGTTGGCTGATGGTCGATGGATGGTTGACTGACGGTTGATGGACACGTGACTGACGGTTGGCTGATGGTCGATGGACGGCTGACTGACGGTTGATGGGCAGGTGACTGACAGTTGGCTGATGGTCGATGGAtggttgactgacagcagatggaCACGTGACTGACGGTTGGCTGATGGTCGATGGACGGCTGACTGACGGTTGGCTGACGGTCGATGGACAGGTGACTGACGGTTGGCTGATGGTCGATGGACACGTGGCTGACGGTTGGCTGATGGTCGATGGACACGTGGCTGACGGTTGGCTGATGGTCGATGGACACGTGACTGACGGTTGATGGATGGTTGGCTGACGGTCGATGGACACGTGGCTGACGGTTGGCTGACGGTTGATAGACAGGTGACTGACGGGTGCCTGACGGTTGATGGACACGTGACTGACGGTTGGCTGATGGTCGATGGACACGTGACTGACGGTTGGCTGACGGTCGATGGACACGTGGCTGACGGTTGGCTGACGGTTGATGGACGGTTGGCTGATGGTCGATGGACAGGTGACTGACGGTTGACTGATGGTCGATGGACACGCGACTGACGGTTGGCTGATGGTCGATGGACGGTTGACTGACGGTTGATGGACAGGTGACTGACGGTTGGCTGATGGTCGATGGATGGTTGACTGATGATTGATGAGCAGGTGACTGACGGTTGGCTGAGGGTTGATGGACAGGTGACTGACGGGTGCCTGACGGTTGATGGACACGTGACTGACGGTTGGCTGATGGTCGATGGACACGTGACTGACGGTTGGCTGACGGTCGATGGACACGTGACTGACGGTTGGCTGATGGTCGATGGACGGTTGGCTGTTGGTCGATGGACAGGTGACTGACGGTTGACTGATGGTCGATGGACAGGTGACTGACGGTTGGCTGATGGTCGATGGACGGTTGACTGACGGTTGACTGATGGTCGATGGACACGTGACTGACGGTTGATGGACAGGTGACTGACGGTTGGCTGATGGTCGATGGACGGTTGACTGACGGTTGATGGGCAGGTGACTGACGGTTGGCTGATGGTCGATGGATGGTTGACTGACGGTTGATGGACACGTGACTGACGGTTGGCTGATGGTCGATGGACGGCTGACTGACGGTCGGCTGACGGTTGATGGGCAGGTGACTGACAGTTGGCTGATGGTCGATGGAtggttgactgacagcagatggaCACGTGACTGACGGTTGGCTGATGGTCGATGGACGGCTGACTGACGGTTGGCTGACGGTCGATGGACAGGTGACTGACGGTTGGCTGATGGTCGATGGACACGTGGCTGACGGTTGGCTGATGGTCGATGGACACGTGGCTGACGGTTGGCTGATGGTCGATGGACACGTGACTGACGGTTGATGGATGGTTGGCTGACGGTCGATGGACACGTGGCTGACGGTTGGCTGACGGTTGATAGAAAGGTGACTGACGGGTGCCTGACGGTTGATGGACACGTGACTGACGGTTGGCTGATGGTCGATGGACACGTGACTGACGGTTGGCTGACGGTCGATGGACACGTGGCTGACGGTTGGCTGACGGTTGATGGACGGTTGGCTGATGGTCGATGGACAGGTGACTGACGGTTGACTGATGGTCGATGGACACGTGACTGACGGTTGGCTGATGGTCGATGGACGGTTGACTGACGGTTGATGGACAGGTGACTGACGGTTGGCTGATGGTCGATGGATGGTTGACTGATGATTGATGGGCAGGTGACTGACGGTTGGCTGATGGTCAATGGACACGTGACTGACGGTTGATGGACAGGTGACTGACGGTTGGCTGATGGTCTATGGACAGGTGACTGACGGTTGACTGATGGTCGATGGACACGTGACTGACGGTTGA
This region includes:
- the LOC139351271 gene encoding mucin-5AC-like; amino-acid sequence: MKLLHFTGGNRPEEVMLVCWAVRGLVFIQQQIFKALLPVSQLSVTCPSTVSQPSVSRPSTISQPSVTCPSAVSQPSIDHQPTVSHVSINHQPTVSHLPINHQSTIHRPSANCQSPAHQPSANHQSTIHRPSANCQSPAHQPSANRQSAVHRPSANRQSRVHQLSVSRPSTISQPSVTCPSTVSQPSIDHQPTVSHLPINRQSTIHRPSANRQSPVHQPQPSINRQPTVSHVSIDRQPTVSHVSIDHQPTVSHVSINRQAPVSHLSINRQPTVSHVSIDPNRQPRVHRPSANRQPRVHRPSANRQSPVHRPSANRHQPSIDHQPTVSHLPINRQPTVSQPSIDHQPTVSHVSINRQSTIHRPSANRQSPAHQPSVNRPSTISQPSVTCPSTVSHVSIDHQSTVSQPSIDHQPTVSHLSIDHQSTVSHLSIDQQPTVHRPSANRQSRVHRPSANRQSRVHRPSANRQSRVHQPSGTRQSPVHQPSANRQSPAHQSSVNHPSTISQPSVTCPSTVSQPSIDHQPTVSRVSIDHQSTVSHLSIDHQPTVHQPSANRQPRVHRPSANRQSRVHRPSANRQSRVHQPSGTRQSPVYQPSANRQPRVHRPSANHPSTVSHVSIDHQPTVSHVSIDHQPTVSHVSIDHQPTVSHLSIDRQPTVSQPSIDHQPTVSHVSICCQSTIHRPSANCQSPAHQPSVSRPSTISQPSVTCPSTVSQPSIDHQPTVSHLPINRQSTVHRPSANRQSPVHQPSVTCPSTISQPSVNRPSTISQPSVTCPSTISQPSVTCPSTISQPSIDHQPTVSHVSIDRQPTVSHVSIDHQPTVSHVSIDRQPTVSHVSIDHQPTVSHVSINRQAPVSHLSINPQPTVSHVSINRQPTVSHVSIDHQPTVSHVSINRQAPVSHLSINPQPTVSHVSIDHQPTVSHLSIDRQPIYCPSTVSQPSATCPSTVSQPSVTCPSTVSQPCVLRASCV